The genomic DNA AAAGTACACAGTCCCACCACTGAGTTTAATGGTGCTTACTCTCAAGAAGTAACTATAGGCAGGGTTTTGATCTTTCCCTATAAACTTAATTGgttaatggtttgtttgtttttttgttttaactgtctGATTTTTATTAGGGAGCTTTAAATCACAGTGTTAGTTCCTTTGTGtgtaacagaaaagcaggatgcaAGAGTTGTGTTCACAGAGGCACACCACATGATCCTAGGAGCTTAAAAGTCATGGCACAGCTGGGCCTGCCATTAGACACAGTGAAGAGGACCCCTCGGGCAATGGAGAACCTTATTGAAAGGGCAGCAAAATGTTAATCATCCCATTTGTTATTGTTGGATATTTACTGTCCAGGAGAGCAGCTTGTGGAATTTTCCATTCTAAGGGCTGAATTAATTTGACCAGCCTTAGGTACATTGGCTTTATTATGGAAGGAAGAGGTACAACTGCAGATGGCATGAGCTGCTCCcctctcaggcagcaaaatgtcttgggacgGCCCGAAAGCAGCAAAACGCTCCTGTATTTCAAACTTTAGCACTGAGCCACTATGATACTTGACCTAAAAAAAAATTAGGGCCATTTTAaatcacactacacagttatggtgCTATGCTTCCAATTTAAATGTCAGGTTCCATCCTATGACATCCTGGAAttagcagtttagggaggggtacttagaaatctcagccagagtgctcctCAAGTACtccactaaattacaaatcccaagtttccataaGAAGCAGCCATgacggttaaagtggaatcatagggctataattgtgcagtgctAAAGGGTcctaaggtccaaagcacactcaGTGCATATTGGACCTAAGTTTACCATGGCTAGGGGTGTCTCTACACttcaggaataatgcagtttaactccactttaactgccatggttccatcctactgaatcctgggatttgtagttttttgaggcagaccattctttttgttttgctcttgGTACATGGTCAGTGTGCAGTTGTTGGAGGCAGTTGTTTACTTTGTTTGATGCAGGCAagcacacacacagctacagtggaagagtagaatcccattctttcccaggtcaagctttattgcattgttttctgcAAACAGGCTACTGCAACCCAAAACTGAAcctctgtctttctccagccctccttcacaaTCCTCCCAGTGCCAATACTAccgaaacaacacacacacacacacacacacacacacacacacacacacacaaagaagccACAGatctgagtctgcaggacctgtgCAAAGCATTGGAGGACAGgaggttttggagatgtctcatccataggatcccATGAGTTGGGTCGActggagggcagctaacaacaaggttgccataagttggaaagggcttgaaggcaggccaccaccaccacaatgtcTGCacagtccaaaaaaagaaaaagaaaaaaatgtgacatTCCTGGATTTTGTCTGTAAACAAACCTATATATGCaattagtgtgtgagaatgtcaattcaaattcaaaatcctttgtgtatggaaataaagGGGCAAGCCCGGTTTAAACTGACAGTCTCAcaaatggcatatataggtctgtccctggctttcccctccaccaaatgcatctgaggaagtagacttaagtctaggaaagctcttaCTACCAACTTCcatctttcagtgagtctcaaatgtgttacaagatccctctgcatactggtttttccagactaacgtggctagGGCTTTGAAAACTCATTTAGTTATACAGATTGCCCACTTTGTGTATTCCCTAGACCAGGAATGGCTACACTCTATGAAGTATTAAGGAAGGAAAAAGTTGGCTCTTTGCAAATTAAACAAATTGGCTCATTGCaaattgccaatttctttcagcgagtctcgaaggtgttgcaagatctctttacacacACCTCtatgtgtctatatatgtgtgtgcgcataaacacacacacacagattgtcCGTTTTGTATATTCCCCAGACCAGGAATGGATACCATGAAATATTAAgggagaaaaatgtgtgtgtgtgtgtgttagtcaTACAGATTGCCCACTTTGTATATTTCCCAGACCAAGAATGGATACACACCATGAAATATTAAAGGAGGAAAACATTGGCTCCTTGCAAATTGCCAACTTCATTTTCCCagtgagtctccaaggtgctCCAAGAACTCTTTACatacccgtgtgtgtgtgtgtgtgtgtgtgtgtgtgtgtgtgtgtatgtgttatataGATTGCCCACTTTGTTTCATCCCCAGATAAGGATGGCTACACACCATGAAATATTCAGTAAAGAAAAGGTTGTCTCATTGCAAAATTGCAcaatccttcctctcctttccccctttgcctgcctctctctctctctctctccctctggctGGAACTTGATCAAGACTGGGATTTCCAAAATTAGCTGTTATTCTTGTTCCCCAATCAACGCCTTCCCCCGCTTCTTGGAATCCCCTNNNNNNNNNNCCCAGCCAATCCAGTGGTGGAGGAGGTGTGGCCTCTGCCATTCATAAAAGCACCAGCTGGGCTGGCTGCCTCTCACTTCGCTTGCTTGCTGCTCCTTGCTTGCAATACATGAGCAGTAGTTGCTTCGCCTCCTGCTGTTGTGCGCCTACCATGTGCTACGCTTGCGAGCCACGACTGGCAACCCTCAAGATGCCCCAGATCCCCACCAGGCCAGAGCCCACTGGGCCCCAGTACTTCACTTTTGATCCCCTCCCAGAGGTGGAAGGGAGCCCAGCTCACAAGAAAGGCTCCAAGGCCAGCAGGAGCAAAAAGAGATCCCGGAGAGTACTCTACCCCCCAGTGGTAAGTCAGGGGCTTTGGGGGTTATGTATTGGTGTGTATGggtacaaaatggaggacaacagagggaaatggaggacctggTCAAAGAAGAGCTCGAGACATTCAcatatataaattcatgcttctcaggcATGCTCGAAATGCAGGACAtcttgcaattcctcctggacagaaggttgacgtggaggacatgtcctggaaaaggaggacctctggtcaccctgtgttgtgtgccttcaagttatttctaacttcTGGTGACCCGAACATAGAGTTTTCTTTagataaggtttgccattgctttcctctgaggctgagagtgtgtgactcgcccaaggtcacccagtaggtttcatggccaagctgggattccaaccctggcctccagagtcgtagtctaacacCGAAACCGCAATGccaccagatgtcataactgcaaaggaggataaggtgCCACATAATGTAGGATATTTGATAAAAAATGGAGGGCCTAATcacagaaaagctcaaaacactcatgtAAATTCAGGCTTCCTAGCCAtgtttcaaatggagggcattttggaattttggataaggataaggaccctttcacacaacacagttatactgctatgattccaccttaactgccatggcaatatcctgttGAATCTGGCAGTTTGCAGAGAAGCAAGAGCTCTCAGGAGGAGAattctccctaaattgcaaactCCACGATTCCATGGCAATTGAAGTAGAATCATGGCACTATATTTATGTATTGTGAAAGCATCTCCAGATTCTAGGATCTAGGAAAAGCATAGGATACAGCATGGCCTTCTTAATGATTGGGCCTCACCTCTCAGGTGTCCTGTCCAGCATGACCAAAAGCAAGAGATTATGGGAGcggtagtccaaaaacatctgcagggccagaaAGTAGCAGGATGCTAAATTGTATGCAGTTTAGGCATGCAACTTCTTTGGATTTCCAACTCACAGCCCAAGAGGCTggggattttttatttatttattttggagtggtagtccaaaaagctcttttgaattatttatacAAATGAACATGAGATGCTGAATAGCTGACATCATCTCCCTTATTATCTATGGTTGTCATCTCTAGTTCTCCACCTCTCCCACCCTGGCAAGATTCTTATTATGCCTTTCATAGTTGCACAGCTGGTTGAAATCCAGCAAGGTGAAATTTTCTCCATTGTTGCATCGACAAGCTCTTGCGTTTCTGTCATGCAGTTGCCAGAAAATTAGGAGccttgccaagagagagagagagagagagagagcaggagaaagagaagaagtggATCTCTCAGGTGGAAAAAGGATAATTCTTGCCTCCTGTCTGCATGCTGGTCCTTTCTCCATCCTGAATCAATGGTGGATGCAGAATTTCTTCACAATGAATCACTCCTACCTACCTGCTTTGGCACGCTATGGGATCCTCTTCTCCCTATGGACTCCCAAAAAGCAGTGGAAGACtttaggtgcatctacactggagaaacaatgcagtttgacaccactttaagtgccatggcttgaatcctacagaatcctgagatttgtcatttcacgaggcaccagctctctttgacagagaaggctaaagaacttttaaaactacaaatcctaggatcccatcaGAAGGAGCTACAACACCTAAAGctgtgtcgaactgcattatttctacagatgcaCTTTAGACCCCTTTTTCCACAAACACTAGAAAACCTCTTTCTCCCACATGCCTTGGGGGAGCAAAGAACGTGTAACCTGTCCTTCCAGAACCAGTTTGGTATAATCATTCCTCTTTTGGGATCTCCTTGACTATTgatctgggcaaaacaattctgAATTAAAGCAGAGCTATGTAATGCATAGGTGAGACGAGGAGGAGTCATTAAAAAAAGTATGTCTCGAGAAATGTGTTGTTCCTGCTCTCTCTCATTAACTTTTTTAATTTTCAGGGACCAAAGCAACATGCTTTCTTTTATGCTTGTGGCTCTGGAAAAGGTATTCTTTTGGCCCATGACACGGAGTTATGGTCTAAAAGGTTGCCTTTACAGAGAAAAACCACAGTCATGAAAGAAAACATGTTAGTTTATTCCCTGGATCTGAaacccagtgtggtgttgtggtttgactgctggattAGAAAtgtgggagaccaggattcaaatccttgtttaaacgtggaaacccactgattgacTTTGGGTTCACCTTTCACccttacaggaaggcaatggcaaacctcctttgagtaaatattattactatgacaaccttatgatagggttgccatgcgttggagtcgacttgaaggcacataacaactggGTAATGTCCTATGCTTGGATTTCTAGCTGTAAAGGAATCTGGGTAACTTCTTGAACTGCAAATGAGTGAGAAAATGAGTGAGAATACTGGGATGCTTTTTGTTCTTTCATATCTCTAACCAGCTGCCTTTGCTCTATTTACAGGGAAAGCGCTACTACCCTACTGAGGAGCCCAGCTATGCCAAACGCCTGCTCTTTATCCTCCTTGCAATTGTCCTTTTCCAAATCTACAGTGCTGAAGAGGAGCTCCTTCCCACATTACCTTCCCTGAGCACTGAGGAAAACATCTCCCATTGCTCCGTGGAGTTGAGGGAATCTCATGGGGAGCCCCACCTTTTGCAAGAGCCTGTGCTCGCAGCACCCTCCATGGAAATCCTGGAAGTGGTCAATGCAACTGGCTGGCACTGGGGAGAGGACGAGACATCCGAATCCACGGTTGACATCACCCAGCTTTTAGAGCAGAATCCAGCTGCTTTCTGAAGATTCCCCTGTGGGAATGAATTGAGAAGGAGGCTAGGTTGGACTGCAACACGTTAGAGGGTTACCACTGCCATCGGCAGGATCCTCGGCTTTGGAAGAAAAGGCGACTTTCTTCTAGGCAGAACTGTAACCACAGATGGGTTAATGCTGTTGGGAACTCAGCCAGCATCTTCCAACACACTGCAATGACTTCACCGTGAACCCAGTGAGGCTGACTGACTGACGTCAATAAAACGGCTCTTGACTTGAATTGACACTACATTGTAACACTGGGCGGGGAAGTTCCCTGTTTCTGCTTCAGGCCAGATAGTTGGCGAGCAGAAGGAAGGACAAGaagtttatttaatatttatttatttaataataataataataataataataataataataatattaaatatgtgTAATTTCAACTGACGTATGGTACTTAAAATTGTGTGAAACCAAGCATTTGCATGGAATATCTTGGCTCACATGTTGGGCTGAAATGAAAGGATCACTTTGATTGTTTAGTGAAACTATTCTACTGTGGCTTTTGGAAAGGTAATTAAAATCTCTAACATGGAAAAAATGATGACTTATAGATTTATAATCTGTACTTCTGTAGTGGGAAAATGTGCTGTTGGAGATTGATCTATGAAGGGGAAGCCACAGAAATGTTGAGGGAGGATGGCGTGATGCTCTTAATTGATCTGCTGGGGAAACCATTTGTATGGCAGgtaataaaagtaaataaaacacTGAGAGACAAATAATACTGTATGACATTTCTTAATCCaatgagaaagagaagcctcacaTATTGTGAGTTCTTGATAAGAGGACACAAGAGGAAAGTGAAGACTTCTCACATTTCTCACgttaaattgttcttttaaatggcATCTAAGAATGTGTATTTCCTGCTCTTGAGTATTAGCCAGCAGTGTTCTTTGTTAGAGCATTTTGCTTACTGTGTAAGCATGGGCCTCTATCTCTCTCAAAAAAAGCACTGAGCACATCCAGACCAGCATTTCTGAAATGGAAGTAAATTTCTTTTGTGAATTGCACTTTACATGTCTCCATGAATTGTCTGAAGTCTGTATGTTCTGtgaacaaatgaataaaagtTTGAAATGATTTCATTTGTCTGGCTGAGCTATTTAAAGGGGTGTATGGTAGGAGTGGGTGGATGTATAATggaaaataataatggtaataatataataacaataattgtatttctttcctgcctctcctcagggctttaggtggggtacaacatgctgaaatacaaacacaattaaaatagaaaacacataaaaatgaTAAGCAAAGGCAGGAGAGGTTTAACAGTCACAAGAAGCCTGCATATACATACCCAGTTTAGTGCTATGACAAACAGTGTTTCTTGTGATTGCATGAGAaactgaatgtggatatttttcaCAAAACATAAGAAAGGCCCTGCTGCATGTGACCAAAAGCCCATCTATTCCAGTACTCTGTTCACACAGTGGTCAACAAGTTGCCAATTAGAAACCCATCTTCAGGACTTGAATACAGTTGCACTCCCCGTCTCTCATTCCCACAAACTGATATGTCATGTTTTGCCCTTTCCTCACTAAGCTAAATTGTCTAACCTAAAATAGGAGTTGCTCCAGAGTCTTCATCATCTCACTCACTCCAGCTCTTGGTTGATACAGTCCTtttcagaatgtgtgtgtgcattgtatCTATTCAGACATTTAAACCCACATACAATTTATATTTTAGTGTAAACCAGGATAATGTATTGATAGCAAAATGTCAAAAGCAGCTAAGAAACTTAAGAAATTAAACAAGCATAGCAGAGCAGGCTGTGATAGAGAAAACAGTAGCCAGGGAAGGCTATCTTCCAACCACACTGGAGCTGGGCAACGTCTTGCTCCTTGAGTGTTCTTGGTGGACTATGTTTCCCTTGATCCATCACCACAGGCTATGCAGCCTAGCGCTAatggcagctgtagtccaaaacatgtggggaagggttgccataattgtccactaaaacccgggacaaaatgtaggacaaattctagaccaaactataggacaactgcaggacaaaactcagcccaaaatgtaggacatttaaggtcctccatttttcttaaatgccctacattttgggctgagttttgtcctgcagttgccctacagtttggttttagtggacaattatggcaacccatccGATGATTAcaagtggtgtaatggtttgagtgttggacgaggactctggagaccagggttcgaatcaccactcagccacaaaaacccactgggtgactttgggcaagacacactctctcagctttagaggatggcaatggcaaaccccctctacaGCAACATGCCAAGAAGATcctatgatatgttcaccttagggttgccataaatctgacatgacttgaaggcacacagcatactCACAGGCCTGATTAGTCACAACcttaaaagg from Sceloporus undulatus isolate JIND9_A2432 ecotype Alabama chromosome 2, SceUnd_v1.1, whole genome shotgun sequence includes the following:
- the IER3 gene encoding radiation-inducible immediate-early gene IEX-1, whose amino-acid sequence is MSSSCFASCCCAPTMCYACEPRLATLKMPQIPTRPEPTGPQYFTFDPLPEVEGSPAHKKGSKASRSKKRSRRVLYPPVGKRYYPTEEPSYAKRLLFILLAIVLFQIYSAEEELLPTLPSLSTEENISHCSVELRESHGEPHLLQEPVLAAPSMEILEVVNATGWHWGEDETSESTVDITQLLEQNPAAF